The following proteins are co-located in the Pyrobaculum calidifontis JCM 11548 genome:
- a CDS encoding ABC transporter substrate-binding protein, with the protein MSQKITLGLAAAALLISILAVALAWSTSAKVEEALHATGQELGALTSAVKSLNSTLASLASGVEQRLANVEREAAAAKNATAILLKAAQAPAGEVPVKYAKLFSIRYEGGYYVLRDALGRTILLAPRGAGPALTKFYVDKYKPAAVVYYPVQRAVYMSSTHVAMAYRLYKEGGDAHVLKSVVGIMWGKEYAWHLPEVAKALENGTIRDVGPASSPNYEQIAALKPDVVFVYFYPGPYGTEAVIQRLDQLKIPYAVVNEFQEGSPLGRAEWIKFIAAFYNLTDAAVKIFDGAEAKWNSLAALAREAEHRPRVAWFIIFGGVLYPAGPQVRELISLAGGRYAYSNYSRVDLEVVLKEKDVDVLVWSGYGVQSVSDILKIEPRLSELKAVAVGRLYAYSDAFYQLANAYPDQVLEELLWIIHPELAPPGNFTLFVPLR; encoded by the coding sequence ATGAGTCAAAAAATTACGCTGGGACTAGCCGCGGCTGCGTTGTTAATCTCCATACTGGCAGTGGCGCTGGCCTGGTCCACCTCGGCTAAGGTCGAGGAGGCGCTCCACGCGACGGGGCAGGAGCTGGGGGCTCTCACATCTGCCGTAAAGTCGCTGAACTCCACCCTCGCCTCTCTGGCGTCTGGGGTTGAGCAGAGGCTGGCCAACGTGGAGAGGGAGGCCGCCGCGGCGAAAAACGCCACGGCCATTCTGCTAAAGGCCGCCCAGGCCCCCGCCGGCGAGGTGCCGGTCAAGTACGCCAAGCTGTTCTCCATAAGGTACGAGGGGGGCTACTACGTGCTGAGGGACGCCCTCGGCAGGACGATACTCCTCGCCCCCAGGGGCGCGGGCCCGGCCCTCACAAAGTTCTACGTGGATAAGTACAAGCCAGCCGCCGTGGTCTACTACCCCGTGCAACGCGCCGTGTACATGTCCTCTACGCATGTGGCCATGGCGTACCGCCTGTACAAGGAGGGCGGCGATGCCCACGTGCTTAAGTCGGTGGTGGGCATAATGTGGGGGAAGGAGTACGCGTGGCACCTCCCCGAGGTGGCGAAGGCCCTTGAGAACGGCACAATCAGGGACGTGGGGCCCGCCAGCTCGCCCAACTATGAGCAAATAGCCGCGCTGAAGCCAGACGTGGTCTTTGTCTACTTCTACCCCGGCCCCTACGGCACAGAGGCGGTGATACAGCGGCTTGACCAGTTGAAAATCCCCTACGCCGTGGTCAACGAGTTCCAGGAGGGGTCCCCCCTGGGCAGGGCCGAGTGGATAAAGTTCATAGCCGCCTTCTACAACCTCACCGACGCGGCCGTCAAAATCTTCGACGGGGCGGAGGCCAAGTGGAACAGCCTAGCCGCGTTGGCGAGGGAGGCCGAGCATAGGCCAAGGGTGGCCTGGTTCATAATATTCGGCGGCGTCCTGTACCCAGCGGGGCCGCAGGTGAGAGAGCTCATATCCCTCGCCGGGGGCCGCTACGCCTATTCAAACTACAGCCGCGTAGACCTGGAGGTGGTGCTGAAGGAGAAGGACGTGGACGTCCTCGTGTGGTCGGGCTATGGCGTGCAGTCCGTCTCCGACATTTTGAAAATCGAGCCGAGGCTCTCCGAGCTAAAGGCCGTCGCAGTGGGCAGATTATACGCCTACAGCGACGCCTTCTACCAACTCGCCAACGCATACCCCGACCAAGTGCTCGAAGAGCTACTCTGGATAATACACCCCGAGCTGGCCCCGCCGGGCAACTTCACCCTCTTTGTGCCACTGAGGTGA
- a CDS encoding bifunctional ADP-dependent NAD(P)H-hydrate dehydratase/NAD(P)H-hydrate epimerase: MAISSLEMYVADRNAEWLGVPRLVLMENAGAAVARNLLRKFPNASNVLVVCGTGDNGGDGYVAARHLHAAGKRVRVVGLGEPREELARVNFEAVRRLWGVELAVVRDVLELLALQDWFLWADVIVDAVLGTGIRGVLREPQATAIDLMNAAAAPKVAVDVPSGLDPDTGEVRDKAVKAALTVTFHKAKRGLLAPGAERYVGELVVEPIGIPPEAELVVGPGDFAYLNFSRRADSKKGDHGRVLVVGGSLEYSGAPVYVAKAALRGGVDLAVVAAPEPAAYAAKAQGPEVIAIPLEGARLSLKHVDKLASLAERFDVVAMGPGLGTEGETPDAVRELFNKLAGRKPLVVDADAIKALRGVEARGVVVFTPHAGEFKALTGVEPPADLRARAEVVKEWAARLGGAVILLKGRFDVASDGQRVKINATGTPAMTVGGTGDVLTGLVAAFLTKSKDPLEAAAVAAFVNGLAGEEAAAQLGFHITATDLLDRIPGVVKRFAREQVV; the protein is encoded by the coding sequence ATGGCCATCTCTTCTCTGGAGATGTATGTGGCGGATCGTAATGCCGAGTGGCTTGGGGTGCCGCGGCTTGTGCTTATGGAGAACGCCGGGGCGGCTGTGGCTAGGAACCTTCTGCGGAAGTTTCCCAACGCGTCAAACGTCCTGGTGGTGTGTGGCACTGGTGACAACGGCGGTGATGGCTACGTCGCGGCGCGGCACCTCCACGCGGCTGGGAAGAGGGTGAGGGTGGTGGGGCTGGGCGAGCCAAGGGAGGAGCTGGCGAGGGTCAACTTCGAGGCTGTGAGGAGGCTGTGGGGGGTGGAGCTGGCGGTGGTCCGCGACGTGTTGGAGCTGTTGGCTTTGCAGGACTGGTTCCTCTGGGCTGACGTCATTGTAGACGCCGTGTTGGGGACGGGGATTAGGGGTGTGTTGAGGGAGCCGCAGGCCACCGCCATTGACCTCATGAACGCCGCGGCGGCGCCTAAGGTGGCTGTGGATGTGCCAAGCGGCCTTGACCCAGACACGGGGGAGGTGAGAGACAAGGCCGTCAAGGCCGCGCTGACGGTCACTTTCCACAAGGCTAAGAGGGGCCTCTTGGCGCCTGGCGCCGAGAGGTACGTGGGGGAGCTTGTGGTGGAGCCCATCGGCATCCCGCCTGAGGCTGAGCTGGTGGTGGGGCCGGGGGACTTCGCCTACCTCAACTTCTCTAGGCGGGCTGACTCTAAGAAGGGGGACCACGGGAGGGTGCTGGTGGTTGGGGGCTCGTTGGAGTACTCGGGGGCCCCCGTCTACGTGGCTAAGGCCGCTCTGAGAGGCGGCGTGGACTTGGCAGTGGTGGCGGCGCCCGAGCCGGCGGCCTACGCGGCCAAGGCGCAGGGCCCTGAGGTCATCGCCATACCCCTCGAGGGGGCCCGCCTCTCCCTCAAACACGTGGACAAGCTGGCGTCTCTTGCGGAGCGGTTCGACGTAGTGGCCATGGGGCCCGGCCTTGGGACTGAGGGAGAGACGCCAGACGCCGTGCGCGAGCTGTTCAACAAGCTGGCCGGGAGGAAGCCGCTGGTGGTAGACGCAGACGCGATAAAGGCGCTTAGGGGAGTGGAGGCGAGGGGTGTCGTGGTCTTTACTCCGCACGCGGGGGAGTTCAAGGCGCTCACCGGCGTGGAGCCCCCCGCAGATCTGAGGGCTAGGGCCGAGGTGGTGAAGGAGTGGGCGGCGCGGCTCGGAGGCGCGGTCATCCTCCTCAAGGGCAGGTTCGACGTGGCCTCAGACGGGCAGAGGGTTAAGATAAACGCCACGGGGACACCTGCAATGACCGTGGGGGGCACTGGCGACGTGCTCACGGGCCTTGTGGCGGCCTTCCTCACCAAGTCCAAGGACCCCCTAGAGGCGGCGGCGGTTGCCGCCTTCGTCAACGGCCTCGCTGGCGAAGAGGCGGCGGCTCAGCTGGGCTTCCACATAACAGCCACAGACCTCCTAGACCGCATCCCCGGCGTAGTCAAGAGGTTTGCGAGAGAGCAGGTGGTTTAA
- the cobM gene encoding precorrin-4 C(11)-methyltransferase, with protein MAGKVVFIGAGPGDPELITVKGLKYLQAADVVVYAGSLVNPELLKYARPDAEVYNSASMTTEEIVSILVEKASKGLLVARLKSGDPSIYGALWEEIIPLQLLGIPYEVVPGVTAALAAASAMKIELTVPKRVQHVVITRASTRVPMRGSLVDVAEFMRKTGAVAVIYTGVHVIDKVVHELLQGGLGTDTPVAVVYKATWPDQKIVTGTLGDIAEKVKRERIVRDSIIIVGEPVSPPELPRSSVYDPSHSHSYRPRRVEEPR; from the coding sequence ATGGCGGGCAAGGTAGTGTTCATAGGCGCCGGCCCCGGCGACCCAGAGCTCATCACTGTGAAGGGGCTGAAGTACCTCCAGGCGGCAGACGTAGTGGTCTACGCGGGGTCGTTAGTTAACCCCGAGCTTTTGAAATACGCGAGGCCAGACGCCGAGGTCTACAACAGCGCTTCTATGACCACAGAGGAGATAGTCTCAATCCTCGTGGAAAAGGCCTCCAAGGGGTTGCTCGTGGCCAGGCTAAAGTCGGGCGACCCCTCCATATACGGCGCCTTGTGGGAGGAGATAATCCCCCTCCAGTTGCTGGGCATACCCTACGAAGTTGTGCCAGGCGTCACGGCGGCGCTTGCGGCCGCCTCAGCCATGAAGATTGAGCTGACCGTGCCCAAGAGAGTGCAACACGTAGTTATTACGAGGGCGTCCACCAGAGTGCCCATGAGGGGGTCCCTCGTAGATGTGGCAGAGTTCATGCGCAAGACGGGGGCAGTCGCAGTGATATACACCGGCGTCCACGTAATAGACAAGGTGGTCCACGAGCTGTTGCAAGGCGGCCTTGGCACCGATACCCCAGTCGCGGTGGTATACAAGGCCACATGGCCAGACCAGAAGATAGTGACAGGCACACTCGGGGACATAGCGGAGAAAGTCAAAAGAGAGAGAATAGTCCGCGACTCCATCATCATAGTGGGTGAGCCCGTGAGCCCACCCGAGCTACCGAGGAGCTCCGTATACGACCCAAGCCACTCACACAGCTATCGGCCAAGGCGTGTCGAAGAGCCGCGTTAA
- a CDS encoding cobalt-factor II C(20)-methyltransferase, with product MLRVIGLGPGDPELVTIKALKALQRADVVFVPKSTSSEASLARRIVERYAGGQVVELEFKMGASASEDYAKAAEAVKRYGGEKAYVVLGDPALYSTFAKLLPYVDEPVEYIPGVSAIVSCSLKVGRPLAVGDEAVAIVPATRPELVETALSLFDAVVVVKANKNLDLLNRLLSSYAGAAVRRCHMEGEAVGRAVGWTDYFTTVYLWRAR from the coding sequence ATGCTTAGGGTAATTGGCCTAGGCCCCGGAGACCCGGAGCTTGTGACAATTAAGGCGCTTAAGGCCCTCCAGAGGGCAGACGTGGTCTTTGTGCCCAAGTCCACCTCCTCAGAGGCCAGCCTGGCGAGGAGGATAGTGGAGAGGTACGCCGGCGGCCAAGTAGTGGAGCTGGAGTTCAAGATGGGCGCCAGCGCCTCTGAGGACTACGCCAAGGCCGCGGAGGCGGTGAAGAGGTACGGGGGAGAGAAGGCGTATGTGGTGCTGGGAGACCCCGCGCTGTACAGCACCTTCGCCAAGCTCCTGCCCTACGTTGATGAGCCCGTGGAGTACATCCCCGGCGTCTCCGCCATAGTTTCCTGTTCACTCAAAGTCGGCAGGCCGCTCGCCGTCGGGGACGAGGCCGTGGCCATTGTGCCAGCCACGAGGCCGGAGCTAGTGGAGACCGCCCTCTCCCTCTTCGACGCAGTGGTGGTGGTCAAGGCCAACAAGAACCTAGACTTGTTAAACCGCCTCCTCTCTTCATATGCCGGCGCGGCTGTCAGGAGGTGCCACATGGAGGGAGAGGCTGTGGGCCGGGCCGTGGGGTGGACTGACTACTTCACCACTGTGTACCTATGGCGGGCAAGGTAG
- the cbiT gene encoding precorrin-6Y C5,15-methyltransferase (decarboxylating) subunit CbiT — MTWPYATPGIPDELFERAEGVPMTKAEVRSVALSKLRLRRGGVLVDVGCGTGSVSVEAALIMGEGSRVYAVDYDEEALMLTKRNAEKFGVADRVVLVRGKAPEVLAELPKADRYFVGGGGLELPAIIKAAVERMEKGIIVADVVTLESLKAAVEALGELGLDYEVTQIFVARGQRKGRYTVMTALNPVYIITAYA, encoded by the coding sequence ATGACTTGGCCCTACGCAACGCCGGGAATACCCGACGAGCTGTTTGAGAGGGCGGAGGGCGTGCCTATGACCAAGGCGGAGGTGAGGTCAGTAGCTCTTTCAAAGCTTAGGCTACGCAGAGGCGGCGTCTTAGTGGACGTGGGCTGTGGGACAGGGAGCGTGTCTGTGGAGGCGGCGCTTATAATGGGAGAGGGGTCGCGCGTATACGCCGTGGACTACGACGAGGAGGCGCTCATGTTGACTAAGCGCAACGCGGAGAAGTTCGGCGTGGCGGACAGAGTGGTGTTGGTGAGGGGAAAGGCCCCGGAGGTGTTGGCCGAGTTGCCTAAGGCAGACCGCTACTTCGTCGGCGGGGGAGGGCTTGAGCTACCGGCCATAATCAAGGCCGCTGTGGAGCGCATGGAAAAGGGGATCATAGTCGCCGACGTGGTGACTTTGGAGTCGCTTAAGGCGGCGGTGGAGGCCCTCGGCGAGTTGGGCCTAGACTACGAGGTGACCCAGATATTCGTCGCCCGCGGACAGCGCAAGGGAAGGTACACGGTGATGACCGCTTTAAACCCCGTCTACATAATTACGGCATATGCTTAG
- the cbiD gene encoding cobalt-precorrin-5B (C(1))-methyltransferase CbiD codes for MIPLMRFGITTGLAAAAAAKAAALFALGERPRAVVVPTPIGLRIEVPVERLYVEEGRHCAEVKKVSGDNPDVLDGAIIKACARLGGEEVVVKGGRGVGVVTRPGLPVPPGEPAINPVPRRMIEEAFREVAKGGEVVIEVPGGEELAKLTMNERLGIVGGVSILGTTGIEYPVSAEGYIEHVKAELKVLRSSGDRVVLAQGSGSAQYARSAICDCVVKIGDLVGEAVAAAREFGFSEIYLATMPGKLAKIACGALNTHSKLCKCGVESVLYSAVAVGVDPALLGALVKASSVEEALYYLGPHARAVVEHMAVRAKQALGNDVVVVVFARGGELLAKV; via the coding sequence ATGATTCCACTGATGCGTTTTGGGATAACCACCGGCCTCGCGGCGGCTGCTGCGGCCAAGGCCGCCGCGCTGTTTGCGCTGGGGGAGCGGCCCAGAGCTGTGGTAGTGCCTACGCCCATTGGGCTAAGGATTGAGGTGCCCGTGGAGAGGCTGTACGTAGAAGAGGGGAGGCACTGCGCCGAGGTAAAGAAGGTCTCTGGGGACAACCCCGACGTCTTGGACGGGGCGATAATCAAGGCGTGTGCGAGGCTGGGGGGCGAGGAGGTGGTAGTTAAGGGGGGCAGGGGGGTCGGCGTGGTCACTAGGCCCGGTTTGCCGGTGCCCCCCGGAGAGCCCGCCATAAACCCTGTGCCTAGGCGGATGATTGAGGAGGCCTTTAGAGAGGTGGCGAAGGGCGGTGAAGTGGTGATAGAGGTGCCCGGCGGGGAGGAGCTGGCCAAGTTAACCATGAACGAGAGGCTTGGCATCGTGGGCGGAGTGTCTATACTGGGCACCACTGGCATAGAGTATCCAGTGAGCGCCGAGGGGTATATTGAACATGTAAAGGCCGAGCTGAAGGTGCTGAGGTCGTCTGGGGACAGAGTGGTGTTGGCGCAGGGGAGTGGAAGCGCCCAATATGCCAGGTCCGCCATATGCGACTGTGTGGTCAAAATAGGGGACTTAGTGGGAGAGGCCGTGGCGGCGGCTAGGGAGTTTGGCTTCTCTGAGATCTACTTGGCCACGATGCCGGGCAAGCTGGCTAAGATAGCTTGCGGTGCGTTGAACACCCACAGCAAGTTGTGTAAATGCGGCGTAGAGTCCGTGCTTTACTCGGCCGTGGCGGTGGGCGTAGATCCCGCACTGCTTGGGGCACTAGTTAAGGCCTCGTCTGTGGAAGAGGCGCTGTATTACTTGGGCCCACACGCCAGGGCCGTGGTGGAACACATGGCCGTTAGGGCTAAGCAGGCGTTGGGCAACGACGTAGTAGTGGTGGTGTTCGCAAGGGGAGGGGAGCTGTTGGCCAAGGTATGA
- a CDS encoding precorrin-3B C(17)-methyltransferase produces the protein MGGKIYVVGIGPGHPSQRTFAAIDAIAKSEVVVGYETYIKLVEDLLGGKEVVSAKMRQEVYRAEVSIAKALEGKTVALVSDGDPQVFGMAPLLFEMLAKRGISVDVEVVPGVTAALAAGARLGSPLGSDFVVLNLSPLLTPEDVILHRALKAAEGDFVIALYNPIDSGLLRRVLEVVKAVRGPSTPVGVVKNAYREGEAVKITTLGEVDVDEVDMRTILIVGNSETFVWGSYMITPRGYSRKYRL, from the coding sequence ATGGGCGGTAAGATATACGTAGTGGGAATAGGCCCCGGCCACCCCTCCCAGCGCACCTTCGCCGCAATTGACGCCATAGCTAAAAGCGAGGTGGTGGTGGGGTATGAGACGTATATAAAGCTGGTGGAGGACCTCCTCGGGGGCAAGGAGGTGGTTTCGGCCAAGATGCGGCAGGAGGTGTACAGGGCAGAGGTGTCTATAGCCAAGGCGCTGGAGGGGAAGACCGTGGCCTTGGTCTCAGACGGAGATCCGCAAGTCTTCGGCATGGCCCCCCTCCTCTTTGAGATGTTGGCCAAGAGGGGGATCTCCGTAGATGTGGAGGTGGTGCCTGGCGTAACCGCGGCGCTGGCCGCTGGGGCTAGGCTCGGCTCGCCTCTAGGATCAGACTTCGTCGTGTTGAACCTAAGCCCCCTTCTGACCCCCGAGGATGTGATTCTCCACAGGGCGTTGAAGGCCGCAGAGGGCGACTTTGTAATTGCGTTGTACAACCCCATAGATAGTGGGCTGCTGAGGCGCGTCTTAGAGGTGGTAAAGGCCGTCAGAGGCCCCTCGACGCCTGTGGGAGTTGTTAAAAACGCCTACAGAGAGGGAGAGGCGGTGAAGATAACCACGTTGGGCGAAGTAGACGTAGACGAGGTGGACATGCGCACTATCCTCATAGTGGGCAACTCTGAGACATTTGTCTGGGGCAGCTACATGATTACGCCGAGGGGATACAGCAGGAAGTACCGGCTATGA
- a CDS encoding precorrin-8X methylmutase → MEVIVVNHGSRRSAFNELMERWAAEASKRLGVRAVVGYNEYAEPNWRQLIREAEGDVIIALAFLGEGNHVAKDILRELGVDFEQWATSPTYGKRVYVTRPLGDSPLVLSAFLSRIVRAIEAGEGARQSPDVVWDPEEVEESSMRYVAERLGLDLSNWRDRLIARAVYASGNLELAKNVWISPDLLKAAEEAVRAEVPAVADVRMVAAGLKYRRVYVAVDAPAQAIGVTRAAQGVRHWLRELKHGILAVGNAPTALKAGLDAWRSGEAELAFAVASPVGFTNAERVKEELVESGIPAAVVRGTYGGSGIAVALFNELVKLAHGR, encoded by the coding sequence ATGGAGGTCATAGTTGTCAACCACGGCTCCCGGAGGTCGGCGTTTAACGAGCTAATGGAGAGGTGGGCCGCCGAGGCGTCAAAGCGCCTTGGAGTTAGGGCCGTGGTGGGGTACAACGAATACGCCGAGCCCAACTGGCGGCAACTAATAAGAGAAGCGGAGGGAGACGTGATAATTGCGCTGGCCTTCCTCGGCGAGGGGAACCACGTGGCCAAGGACATCCTCCGCGAATTAGGCGTGGACTTTGAGCAGTGGGCCACCTCTCCCACGTATGGGAAGAGGGTCTATGTGACAAGGCCGCTGGGCGACTCGCCGCTGGTGTTGTCAGCCTTTCTCTCACGCATAGTAAGGGCCATTGAGGCAGGCGAGGGCGCGCGGCAGAGCCCAGACGTCGTGTGGGATCCAGAGGAGGTGGAGGAGTCGTCTATGAGGTACGTGGCTGAAAGGCTAGGCCTCGACTTGTCCAACTGGAGAGACCGCCTCATAGCCAGGGCGGTTTATGCAAGCGGCAACCTAGAGCTGGCGAAGAACGTGTGGATTTCCCCCGACTTGCTCAAGGCCGCCGAGGAGGCAGTGCGTGCCGAGGTGCCAGCTGTCGCTGACGTGAGAATGGTGGCCGCTGGGCTCAAGTACCGAAGGGTGTACGTGGCAGTGGATGCGCCCGCTCAAGCAATAGGCGTGACGAGGGCGGCGCAGGGCGTGCGCCACTGGCTCAGAGAGCTTAAGCACGGGATCTTAGCAGTGGGCAATGCCCCCACGGCGCTTAAGGCAGGCTTAGACGCGTGGAGGAGCGGCGAGGCTGAGTTGGCCTTTGCGGTGGCGTCCCCCGTGGGCTTCACCAATGCCGAGAGAGTCAAGGAGGAGCTCGTGGAGTCTGGCATCCCCGCCGCAGTGGTCAGGGGGACATACGGCGGATCTGGAATCGCCGTGGCGCTTTTCAACGAGCTGGTCAAGCTGGCCCATGGGCGGTAA